CAAGTCAAGTTGTTCCTGGAGGCGGGTGACTTCTTCGCGGGGCACAGAACCCGGCTGTAGCTTCAGCTCCGCAATCTGCTTTTCCAGGTCCTGTACAATAGCTTTTTGTTCTCTTAACTTTGGCATAGGAAACAGTCTTATTCTCTGCCGGCTTTCGCGTGTCCTGACTGTATCTTACATCTTGAGGTCGGCGCCGTTGCGCTTCTCTACGGTAACAGCCTGTTCGCCCAGGAGTCCACGCAGCCCGGCCAGCAATCCTTCAGTTGTGTCCACCACCTTCGGGTTTTGGGGCTTCATCAGCGCGAGAAAGTCTCCAGGCTTTTCCACTTCAAAAAGCACGGGATTTTGCCCCGGATGGGCGCACAGCAGCCCCTCTAATTCTTCAAGCATGCGGTCGGACACATCGGTCGCATTGATTCGAATGTGCAGCGCAGGCTTGTTGCCGTTAACGGCCGCGGCGAGAGATTTTGCTTCGCTCACCACCACCTTGGCACGCGCGTTCTCATCGTGTCGCACCCTGCCTTTGATCAGCAATGCCGCGTCTTGCTTCAGCACACCCTTAAGCTGCTCCAGCGCCTGGGGAAAGATCAGTAAGTCCGCCGTACCGCGCAAATCCTCCAGAACTCCGGCGCCCCAAAGCGCTCCCTTCCTGCTAGGGCGGATGCGCAAGTTGGTCAAAATCCCACCCAGCGTGACGGGAGCGTCATTCGCCAGGTCCTCGATCATGGAGGTGTTCGTCTGCGTTAACTCGCGCAACTGGGACAGATACTTTTCGAGAGGGTGGCCGGTGACATAAAAACCCAGCAAATCTTTTTCACCCGCCAGGCGTTCTACTTCTGAAAGCTCCTCGATGTCGGGCAGGCCGGTAGGCGCGGCAGAGGCGGATTCGCTGCCGCCCTGGAAAAGCCCGTGCTGCCCGCTTTCGGCAACGCGCTGCTGGCGCTGGCCCCATTCCATGGCGCGGTCCAGCACCGCCAGAAGCTGCGACCGCCGGACACCCAGCGAATCCGCAGCGCCTGCCTTAATAAGGCTTTCAACCACCCGCTTGTTCAGCAGGCGGAGGTCAACGTGCTCACAAAATTGGAACAGATTGTCAAAACGACCCAGCTCATTGCGAGCCCCCACCACGGAGACGATAGCAGCGTCACCCACATTCTTGATGGCCGTCAAGCCAAAACGGACCTGGCCGTTATGGGGTGTAAAAGTCCGCTCGCTGGAATTGATGTCCGGCGGCAGAATATCAATGCCCATGTCGCGGCATTCATTCAGATAGTTCGTCAGCTTATCGGGATTGCCGATTTCAGAGGTGAGCAAAGCGGCCATGAATTCAACCGAATAATGTGTTTTCAGATAGGCCGTGTGATAGGCCACCAGGGCGTAAGCAGCCGAATGCGACTTGTTGAATCCATAACCAGCAAACTGCGCCATAAGGTCAAACAGCTTTTCTGCTTTGGCCGCAGGCACATCCTTTGTCTTTGCGCCCTCCAGGAACTTCTCCTGCATCGCAACCATCACTTCATGTTTCTTCTTGCCCATAGCACGGCGCAAAACGTCAGCTTCACCCAAGCTGAACCCGGCAACGGCAGCGGCAATCTGCATCACCTGTTCCTGATAAACAATCACACCATAAGTCTCGTCAAGAATTTCTCTGAGTTGCGGCAGGTCGTAGGTGACACGCTTTTTCCCGGTCTTACGGGCAATAAAGTCGTCAATCATGCCGCCCTGGATGGGGCCGGGCCGGTAAAGAGCGTTCAAAGCTGTCAGGTCAGCCAGGCGGCTGGGCTTGACGCGCCGCAATATCTCCGTCATACCGCGGCTTTCAAACTGGAAGATGCCCGCCGTCAACCCCTTGCTCAAGAGTTCATAAGTCTCGGCATCGTCTTTTGGCAAGGTATCGAGGTCGAGTTTTTCGCCCCGCGTAGCCTCAATGAGCTTCAGGCAATCGTCGAGCACGGTAAGAGTGGTCAGCCCCAGAAAATCCATCTTGAGCAGGCCGATTTTCTCAAGATCGTCCATGGCATACTGCGTGGTAATTTCGTCCTTGCTGCTCTTGTAGAGCGGAACGATTTCCTGCAGCGGCTGCGGCGAGATCACAACGCCCGCTGCGTGGGTCGAAGCGTGCCGCGCGAATCCCTCCAGCCGACCGGCGATTTCCAGCAAATCGAACACACGCTGGTCCGCTGCCTTCAACTGGCGAAGCTCGGCTGACTGCTTCTGCGCCTCATCGAGCGTGATGTTAAGGACCTGGGGTACCAGCTTGGCAATTTTGTCCACGTCTGCAAAGGGCACATCCAGCACGCGGCCGGCGTCACGAATAACGGCCCTGGCGCCCATCGTCCCGAAGGTGATGATCTGGCTGACGTTCTCACGGCCGTATTTTTCGGTGACGTAGTTAATCACCTCGCCGCGCCTGCGCATGCAGAAGTCGATGTCGATATCCGGAAAGGAGATTCGCTCGGGATTCAGGAAGCGCTCAAACAGCAAGTCGTGTTGCAACGGGTCGACGTCCGTAATGTGCAGCGCATAGGAAACCAGACTGCCGGCCGCCGATCCGCGCCCCGGGCCAACCGGGATGCATCGCTCGCGCGCGTAACGGATAAAGTCCCACACGATCAGGAAATACCCCGAGAAATGCATCTGCTTGATGAGATCCAGCTCGAGCTCCAGGCGGTCATTGTAGGCTTCAAGCGGTTGGCGCAGTTTCCCCGAGGCGTGCAGACGCTGAAGCCGTTCAAGCCGTTTGGCAAAGCCCTCCCGCGCGACGCGCTCGAAGAAACTGTCCAGGGATTCGCCGGCTGGAACCTCAAAGTGCGGAAAAACGTGTTCCTTCTGCTCAAGCTTGACGTTGCACCGCTCGGCAATTCCCAGCGTGCGCGTCACGGCGTCAGGAATTTCACTGAAAACCGCGGACATTTCCTCGTAAGTCTTGAAATAGAACTGGTCCGTCGGGAACTTCATCCGGCTGGGGTCGCTCAGCGTTTTCCCAGTCTGGATGCAGACCAGGACTTCCTGAGCCCGTGCGTCATCCCGCGTCAGGTAGTGGCAGTCATTGGTAGCTACTAGAGGAATACCGCTTTGGCGCGACAAACGGACCAGATCGGGGTTGATCTTGTGTTCTTCAGGCATCCCCTGGTCCTGAATTTCCAGAAAGAAATTCCCTTTCCCGAAAATCTCCTGCAACTCATGGGCGGATTGGAGCGCTGATTCATAGCGCTCGGCTGACAAAGCCACCGCAACTTCCCCGCGCAGGCACGCCGAGAGAGCGATCAGGCCTTCTGAGTGACGTGAAAGCAGATCCTTATCGATCCGGGGCTTATAGTAGTAGCCTTCCGTATAGGCTGCGGAAACCAGCTTTACCAGGTTCTGATAGCCACGCTCGTTTTCGCAAAGCAGAACAAAATGATAGGGACGGTCGGAGTCCGGTGAACGGTCAAACCGGTTGGTGCCTGCCACGTAGACTTCGCACCCTATGATGGGCTTGATGCCATGCTTGCGGGCCGCTTCGTAGAACTTAATGGCGCCAAAAAGATTCCCGTGGTCGGTTACTGCCACTGCGGGCAACTCTCTTTCGGCGGCCAGTTCCATCAGCCGCCCAATCCCGCAGGCGCCGTCCAGCAGGCTATAGTCCGTATGTAGATGAAGATGAACAAAGTTATCGGATGCCATTCCGAGTCATTCTATCAAAAATCGGTTGCGAGGTGTTACGGGCGAGTCTAAATTCTTATCACGAACAGGACGTGCGCGCTGTTGCCGTGTTTTGTTGGACACGCGGCAAGCAGTGGATCTCAGTGGGGCTATGTGCTGCACCCTGAGGATTTAGCGTTTCCCTGCCCGTTCAGGTATTCAAGACAGGCCACCGCGTATGAAGTGACATTAAAGGGTATTGTGCGCAAGCGAGCAGGCGATCGGATTTCAGGTTGGAGCACGCTATTTGTGCTCCTGCTTGGGCTGGGTTGCTGTTTTTTCCTGTCCTTTGGTTGGCGGAAGTATCTGAGGCGGCGCCGAAAGAGCTTGCTCGACTGATGGCGGCAGCTTATCGGCATTCGCCAGCAGCAAGCTGACAGTCCAAATCTGCTCGTCCGTCAGCAAGCCTGTGAAGCCGGGCATGCCCGTCAGGCGGATGCCGTGCTTGACTTTCCAGTAGCTCTCGCCGACCGGATCGTCCGTCACCATATGCCCGGATTCAAAAAGCTGAGGCGGACGAGGAAACATGCCCTTTGCAACATTGGATGCCGGCTTTCCCGGGAGACCATGGCATCCCGCGCAGTTGTGCCGGTATACGTCGATGCCCGCCACCAACTCCCCCTCAGAGGCTTGGGTGGACTTGGTTTTTGGTGCCTGGCGGTCGATGGCCGCATGCAAGGCGGTCCTGGAAAAGAATTTCTCAAGCAGCATCGGTGGGGCAGCGGTCGCAACGGGCGCGAGTCCCGACCTGCAATAAAAGTAAAAAGCAGCAGGCACGATAAAAATTCCGATAATAACTCCCAAAACGAATTTAGCCATGATCTTTTGCCATCCCCCTGTATGAATTAGGTTGCGCTGGTGCCATTCTAATCTGGCACTCGGTAGCCCTCAAAGTATACAGGGTATTTCAGGCCCTGCCTCGTTTCTTCTTCCCGACTGTGGTACGAGCAGTCCTGGCAGATATTCCAGGTTGATTGCCGCGCACAGATTTGTCTTCTTTTTCAGGTTGAACGACCTTGAGAGGCTTCGCGGATTTGGCAGTTGTGGTAACAACCTTGGCAGCTTTAGCCGCCCCGACGGTCTTAAGGCTCTTCTCGGCCGGGCCCGATTTGGGGCTCTTGGTAGGTTTGACAGGCTGGATTGGCGGTGCGGGAGGTTCCTTGATGCCTGCCAACGACCTAAGCTCCTGGGCCAGTTGCTGGTGTGTCTTGATCTTCCCATCCAACTGGTCAAAGAAGATGCGTTCGAGAATCTTGTCAAACTTCGGACCGGGCTTGACACCGAGCACCAGAAGTTCGCTTTCCGGCAGACGAGATCGAATTTGAGGAACTCTCACCATATAATCCTTGATCCGGCTTTGAATCTTGGCTTGTGGATAATACGCCAGCAGGTAAAGCAATAACGGCCTGGGCTGCTGCGAAAGCACCTTGTAAGCCTGACTCGGTTTGCCACATTTGGCACTGGAGAGGAGGCGGGCAATCTTTTTCGCGCCATGGTCCATGCTGAGGGCAAGTTTTATGCGCCCGGGATCTGGTATCACCTTCTTTGCCAGGCGCTGCCGTTGGGAAGTGTTGAGCTTCGTGGCAAGACAGTCAAAATTCAGCAGGAACATGTCCTCGCCGGGAGATTTTTTGGCCAGAGCGCTGATTATGCGAAAACGCTCAAAGGCAACTCGGGTGAGACTTCGGTCAAGGCCCACTAGGATGCCACGGTCCTGATACAATTTGAGCACCCGTTCCGGATTATCCTCGTGCAGCACAGCTTCAAGCTCGCCAGCCTGCTTGGCCGGCGGGAGCTCAGCCCAGGTCCGCTCCTCGAGAGCGGCATCCAGCCACCGCTGTGTTTTCTCTTCGGGTTTGAATCCGAAGCGCAGTCCCAGCCGCAACAGCCGGTAAATGCGAACGGGATCGTCCCAGAAGCTTCGCGAATGGAGCACACGAATCTCCTGCCTTTCGATGTCACCGGCTCCGTTCTTCGGGTCCAAAAGAAGTCCACGCGAATTGGGGTGCAGGGAGATGGCCATTGCGTTAAAAGCAAAATCCCGGCACTTCAAGTCCTCAAAAATCATCGCGGGCCTGATCTCTGGCGGGTGCCCCGGCTTCGAGGCAATTTCCTGGTGGCATTGCGCAATTTCTGCACGAACCCCGTTGCTGAGCCACACTTCCGCGGAACCGCGGCGATCATCAATCCTGGAACTGACGACTTCAACTGGACCCATCGCCCACGCCGATCCGACCTTGTGGGATACTTTGCCCTTGCCAGGTAGCAAATGCCGCAAAATCTTATGAATGTTGCCTTCGGCGGCAAAGTCGAGGTCACGCACAACCGCCTGGCCGAAAGTCATGTCGCGAACAGCGCCCCCAACAAGATAAAGATTGATCCCCTCGCCATAAGCAATGCGGGCAAGCTCATTAACAAGCTGGAACTGGGCGGGCGAAAGCCTGCTCTCCATCAGAAAGTTATAATCGGTCATGTTTTCCTACTCGCGAACCACTAACGTATGCGCTCTTCAGGCCCGCGGGTGATGAGTTTGATAAACCTGGCGTAATCGTTCTTTTACCACATGGGTATAAATCTGGGTCGTCGAAATGTCACTGTGGCCCAGCATCGTTTGGATCGACCGCAAATCCGCGCCCCTTTCGAGCAGGTGTGTGGCAAAGGAGTGTCGTACCATGTGAGGAGTCAATGAGACGCGGATTCCCGCCTGGCGCCCGTACGCTGACAAAATCTTCCAGAATCCAACACGTGAAAGCAGTCCGCCTCGCTGGTTGAGAAATAGGTACGGGACCTCTGACCGCTTCGCCAGGAAGCTCCGTCCATTGTGAAGATAGGTTTCGACAGCCCGCAATGCGGCTTTCCCGACAGGAATCAGTCGTTCCTTGTTTCCCTTGCCAACACAACGGACGATGCCCATATTGGGCTCGAAATCCTCCCAACGTACGCTCAAAAGCTCCGAGACTCGCATACCCGTCGCATATAAGAGCTCCAGCATAGCGCGATCGCGAAGGCCTATGGGCGTGGAAGGGTCCGGCTGTGAAAGCAAAGACTCAA
The nucleotide sequence above comes from Acidobacteriota bacterium. Encoded proteins:
- a CDS encoding DNA polymerase III subunit alpha — encoded protein: MASDNFVHLHLHTDYSLLDGACGIGRLMELAAERELPAVAVTDHGNLFGAIKFYEAARKHGIKPIIGCEVYVAGTNRFDRSPDSDRPYHFVLLCENERGYQNLVKLVSAAYTEGYYYKPRIDKDLLSRHSEGLIALSACLRGEVAVALSAERYESALQSAHELQEIFGKGNFFLEIQDQGMPEEHKINPDLVRLSRQSGIPLVATNDCHYLTRDDARAQEVLVCIQTGKTLSDPSRMKFPTDQFYFKTYEEMSAVFSEIPDAVTRTLGIAERCNVKLEQKEHVFPHFEVPAGESLDSFFERVAREGFAKRLERLQRLHASGKLRQPLEAYNDRLELELDLIKQMHFSGYFLIVWDFIRYARERCIPVGPGRGSAAGSLVSYALHITDVDPLQHDLLFERFLNPERISFPDIDIDFCMRRRGEVINYVTEKYGRENVSQIITFGTMGARAVIRDAGRVLDVPFADVDKIAKLVPQVLNITLDEAQKQSAELRQLKAADQRVFDLLEIAGRLEGFARHASTHAAGVVISPQPLQEIVPLYKSSKDEITTQYAMDDLEKIGLLKMDFLGLTTLTVLDDCLKLIEATRGEKLDLDTLPKDDAETYELLSKGLTAGIFQFESRGMTEILRRVKPSRLADLTALNALYRPGPIQGGMIDDFIARKTGKKRVTYDLPQLREILDETYGVIVYQEQVMQIAAAVAGFSLGEADVLRRAMGKKKHEVMVAMQEKFLEGAKTKDVPAAKAEKLFDLMAQFAGYGFNKSHSAAYALVAYHTAYLKTHYSVEFMAALLTSEIGNPDKLTNYLNECRDMGIDILPPDINSSERTFTPHNGQVRFGLTAIKNVGDAAIVSVVGARNELGRFDNLFQFCEHVDLRLLNKRVVESLIKAGAADSLGVRRSQLLAVLDRAMEWGQRQQRVAESGQHGLFQGGSESASAAPTGLPDIEELSEVERLAGEKDLLGFYVTGHPLEKYLSQLRELTQTNTSMIEDLANDAPVTLGGILTNLRIRPSRKGALWGAGVLEDLRGTADLLIFPQALEQLKGVLKQDAALLIKGRVRHDENARAKVVVSEAKSLAAAVNGNKPALHIRINATDVSDRMLEELEGLLCAHPGQNPVLFEVEKPGDFLALMKPQNPKVVDTTEGLLAGLRGLLGEQAVTVEKRNGADLKM
- a CDS encoding cytochrome c gives rise to the protein MAKFVLGVIIGIFIVPAAFYFYCRSGLAPVATAAPPMLLEKFFSRTALHAAIDRQAPKTKSTQASEGELVAGIDVYRHNCAGCHGLPGKPASNVAKGMFPRPPQLFESGHMVTDDPVGESYWKVKHGIRLTGMPGFTGLLTDEQIWTVSLLLANADKLPPSVEQALSAPPQILPPTKGQEKTATQPKQEHK
- a CDS encoding CCA tRNA nucleotidyltransferase codes for the protein MTDYNFLMESRLSPAQFQLVNELARIAYGEGINLYLVGGAVRDMTFGQAVVRDLDFAAEGNIHKILRHLLPGKGKVSHKVGSAWAMGPVEVVSSRIDDRRGSAEVWLSNGVRAEIAQCHQEIASKPGHPPEIRPAMIFEDLKCRDFAFNAMAISLHPNSRGLLLDPKNGAGDIERQEIRVLHSRSFWDDPVRIYRLLRLGLRFGFKPEEKTQRWLDAALEERTWAELPPAKQAGELEAVLHEDNPERVLKLYQDRGILVGLDRSLTRVAFERFRIISALAKKSPGEDMFLLNFDCLATKLNTSQRQRLAKKVIPDPGRIKLALSMDHGAKKIARLLSSAKCGKPSQAYKVLSQQPRPLLLYLLAYYPQAKIQSRIKDYMVRVPQIRSRLPESELLVLGVKPGPKFDKILERIFFDQLDGKIKTHQQLAQELRSLAGIKEPPAPPIQPVKPTKSPKSGPAEKSLKTVGAAKAAKVVTTTAKSAKPLKVVQPEKEDKSVRGNQPGISARTARTTVGKKKRGRA
- the xerD gene encoding site-specific tyrosine recombinase XerD; its protein translation is MSTEVASFLDYATVEKGLAPNSIAGYGRDLQKFGLFLQNSKLAVHQVRHEHIRKFLEALYRKGLSARSVARHLAALRHFFQFLVKQGMLSADPAHEVETPRLSHSLPKYLNFQEVESLLSQPDPSTPIGLRDRAMLELLYATGMRVSELLSVRWEDFEPNMGIVRCVGKGNKERLIPVGKAALRAVETYLHNGRSFLAKRSEVPYLFLNQRGGLLSRVGFWKILSAYGRQAGIRVSLTPHMVRHSFATHLLERGADLRSIQTMLGHSDISTTQIYTHVVKERLRQVYQTHHPRA